ACACAATTTTATTAAGAGAGAAACCAAAGTAGGAATCACAGCTGTTGTTTTGATCCCCACTTCAACAACATTCCAAACATTAAGGTTGTAGCCTTCATGCTGTCCAAGCCCGCAGATGTTCTTGTGTTATTTTAACCAAGGGGTAAAGATTTGGCTGGTTAGCTTTAGCTGTTAGACCCTGTTGGTAGATGGAATAACTACATCATTATGAGTGCCAAAACAGTGTATTCTGACAAATAGTGACCCACTTTTGAGTGCTCTGAATGGCATGAAATTGAGTTCTAACATAGAATGATCAATAACATATAACATTCCAGCTTTCCATAACTTTGATTTCAAAACTGAGTGCCCATGATGCAAAGATGACAGCATCCAGATCTCCTATTTCCAATGCTACATGGGCCAgccaagcaactgccattgagatgaatgggaatgctagcGGATAGATCTTTCCAGGGATATTAGAACTCATTCACTCCATCCAGGCTCCAAGCACTCTATGGGAGTCTGCAATTCCATTCACATCCTTAAGCAGAATTCCTTGAGTACCATGAGCTCGGGGCATTACAGAAATACAGCGCTCTTTCCGCCCGCTGGTCACACCTCTGTTCTCATCGGATACTTTGTTAGATGGCGGAAGTACAAAATGCGTGTGACGCATCTCTGACACGACTCTGTTGCACGAACTGCAGGCCATAGCTGCCTGGAAGCCCCTGCGGAAGTTCTCGTTAAAGAAGCCGTAGATGATTGGATTGACGCCACTGTTGAAAAAAGCCAGCCAGTGAGCGACAGGGAAAAGATAGCTGCTCAAGAAGTCAATCTGTTGCCTGTCCAGATCCTGATAGTCAGTAAGAAGCATCAACGTCCAGAGTGGGAGCCAAGATATCATGAAGAGAGTGGCGACCATAATGAGCATCTTGATGACCTTCACCTTTCTTCTGGAATGAACCCGGTTCTCACGTAGGTTGTTGGAGAGTTTAGAGGCAATGCACCCATACATGATGCTTATGAGACCCAACGGGGCCAGGTACACATGGACGAAGATGATGGTGGTGTAGACTCGCCGCATGTCTGCTTTGGGCCAGTCCTCGAAACACACGAAAAGTGGATAGAGCTGGTTATCCTGGACCATGTAGATGTCCTCCAGGTGTGTGACAGTCAGTGTTGCAGCTGAAGGGAAGATGATCGCAAATGCGAACAGCCAAATGAAGACGATGGCAAAGAGCGCAGTGACAGGCCTAAGACGATGACGGAATGGGTAAACAATGCCAGTAAACCTGTGTCAAGAGACAAGTTTAGTTATGAAAATCTGTTCAAAATACAAGTCCTAGAAATATTCAGATATTGATATAATTAACACTGATAATAATTTTACACAACTTTGATTAAAGAATTAGCTTTGCAACAGAGCTATTATGGAAATacttttgaaaattatttaaaggtaaagtgtgtaatttctgcagccTGACTACggaaacattttcaaacaatccaCAATTACATGCTTCATTAATATTTAACATAAACCTAACCTGCCTTAGGGAAGTGTGTAAGACCCAGATGTAATGGGCAATCTACCTTATGGCTCCGTGGTACACGGTTTCTGGATGCTCCGCAGCGCCACCTAGGTGATTTTTGCAGACGCCTTCCGCATCAAGAAAGGTgaacatccttacccttaacctcCACCTTTACCTTACTGatagtattttaaaatgcaaatgcaacacgaaaagcacattttgtgttgcttctatgacactttcttttcactttcactttagtTTCGAGATTCCTTGGCAAGACTTGAGCCTTGGTCTCCCAGTCCGAattccaacactctatcaggtgagttTCCGGGGAAACTAATCaggttggaataagtgtgtaaatgtatgtggatctctaatacaagtgttaaaatgtataattttgcaAATACGTGTTAGAGTGAAAGTGTTTCGATATGATAAtgtagcagtgtgtgagtaaaagtgtgaaaaatatgtttttataaagtaATAATCAGCCACTGTAGTTGTGATTTCTGTGTAATTTCTGAATAAAACGctcagttgttgtagtgcctctagtgtttaatTCACCAGGAAAATGCAGCAAAATGTAGAATGTGGaacgtaaaactcagtttgcaaaaattttgttacAGTAACATTTATTATATGAGACTGGGTTGAATTTCCGAGCCACTAGTGTCAACAAATGTAAttactaaaattattatttttaaacaggtttcctgagCACTAACTCCCTCCTAAATTGCTGGCATTTCAGATTTTACAAAAAGATggccccgccccaaactcacaccattggttgagcctatGTTGCTGTGTTGAGCTGTTCGATGTTTTGAAAATGCTATATTTTTACACTTTCATATGAAAGTaatataggagaaagtattttgacatgaattaaattgcacacttcacctttaaatatataTGTGATGGTAATAATGATATGATCTGCACCGTCATTTTCCCATTGCTTCTATTTTGCTGGTGTTTCTGGCCTTGTTTCTGATCTAAATGAATatcaaactatttatttttgcCTTGGTTAAAGGGTTTTAAAGTTACTTAATTTCCCTTAGTTTCTATTGAGTTTGATTATGTATTTCATTTTGTGCATCTATTCAAAATCAAAGCAAACTCTTATCTTGTCTGTTGGTTATATGAAAACATTTCCGGTATTTTCGTGAAGGATAAAGATTTGCGACTTGACATTTAAAATGgtaaatgtcaaaaataagtgaTAGAACATGGTGTCTTTAACCTTTGCTTCTAAGACCTGATTCTCGGAAACATGCATTTAGTGGTGACTCCTTTGAtgcaatcacatttttttttaaatatctccaTTCCACATAATATCTCTTCACCATCAGCATCTTCAAAGCATTAGCATGGATTTCTTTTCATCTTGAGTcgatgtcaaaaaaataaataatagccATATaagtcaactttatttatattattttaagacTTGTTTGAGTCCACTGGAGCTGTGGAGCTGATTTGAACCTTACACTTGACGTTGCTGCTGATTTGAGCCTGAATTATAAAAAGAAATCCAGTTCACATACAAACAGGctattaaattaaatgaacagGAATTCATAAAGAACAAAATAAGTGTGTATGTTAAAGTTATAATTCACCcataaaatgataattctgttatcatttactcactctcatgctctTCCAAATCCGTATGGCTTTCTTTactccatagaacacaaaatgcatatgcagaatgtttgcctcagttGGCATTTACTCaaatttttttccatacaatgaaactgaatggtgactgaggcaaaaatTCCACCTAACAAAGACTCTGATTGCATCAAAGGAGGCGTCACAGTCTGGCCTGCCCAATCTACCAACTGGGCCCCTGAACAATTTTGCCTAATAGGCCCCCTATAGGGAGGGGGGTGGGGTGCTgttcactggatgatttttgtttttggcaccattctgactaaattctagagactgttttatGTGAAAATcacagtagatcagcagttacagaaatactcaatccagatcgtctggcaccaacaatcatccatacaattatctaatcagccaattatgtggcagTTGTGCGGtgcacaaaatcatgcagatacgggtcaggagcttcagttaatgttcacatcaaccatcaaa
The sequence above is drawn from the Xyrauchen texanus isolate HMW12.3.18 chromosome 43, RBS_HiC_50CHRs, whole genome shotgun sequence genome and encodes:
- the LOC127635657 gene encoding neuropeptide FF receptor 1-like gives rise to the protein MDKMTLNYSAVNLTLDNCTFLPYYIHSTGMAVSYILSYLLVLLLCVVGNGLVCLVVIRNRNMRSVTNLFILNLAISDLLVGVFCVPTTLIDSLISGWPFSQITCTMSNLVQGMSVSASVFTLVAIAVDRFTGIVYPFRHRLRPVTALFAIVFIWLFAFAIIFPSAATLTVTHLEDIYMVQDNQLYPLFVCFEDWPKADMRRVYTTIIFVHVYLAPLGLISIMYGCIASKLSNNLRENRVHSRRKVKVIKMLIMVATLFMISWLPLWTLMLLTDYQDLDRQQIDFLSSYLFPVAHWLAFFNSGVNPIIYGFFNENFRRGFQAAMACSSCNRVVSEMRHTHFVLPPSNKVSDENRGVTSGRKERCISVMPRAHGTQGILLKDVNGIADSHRVLGAWME